A window from Sinanaerobacter sp. ZZT-01 encodes these proteins:
- a CDS encoding Na+/H+ antiporter NhaC family protein: MDILIGLFLCFLLLMIAVQKGFFLGYALFLCWIIFTCIAKKKGKTNKEILLMSYEGGKRSFLILQIFLLIGCIMSVWITAGTLPTLMYYCLNYIAPNWFVLFSFLICALISFLIGSSFGAVSTMGIALITLARGGNIPLSLMTGAIMSGVYFGDRGSPVSSAAALTATVTNVEHMTNVKNMSLSCILPFLLSIVFYGGFSLFHPLKLANSPLPSALTTSFVISPLMLIPALILFLLPVLKVGVKSSMFLSILSALLLSLTIQKATFLSVLKAMLLGVTFESGPLSGVLSSGGIRSMLITYVMLFISCSLAGIFECIHAFESLEILIQKYNRSPRRRFGLTAIVGMLSCAFGCNQTIATIITHDIMKPCYKDTEQNQFALDISNSTIIIAGLIPWCVASFVPISMLGVHNAAYLPFAFYMYSIPISSFLLFPISGKAKF, from the coding sequence ATGGACATATTAATTGGTTTGTTTCTCTGTTTTCTTTTATTAATGATTGCTGTGCAAAAAGGGTTCTTCTTAGGATATGCTCTCTTTCTCTGCTGGATTATTTTTACATGTATCGCAAAGAAAAAAGGCAAAACAAACAAAGAAATACTTTTGATGTCCTATGAAGGTGGAAAGCGTTCCTTTCTTATTTTGCAGATTTTTCTGCTAATCGGCTGTATCATGAGCGTATGGATTACAGCTGGAACGCTTCCTACTTTAATGTACTATTGTTTAAACTATATTGCACCGAATTGGTTTGTCTTGTTCTCGTTCCTAATCTGCGCTCTAATCTCCTTTTTAATCGGAAGCTCTTTCGGAGCAGTCAGTACCATGGGTATCGCACTCATCACACTTGCTAGAGGCGGGAATATACCACTTTCCCTTATGACCGGAGCCATTATGTCCGGGGTCTATTTCGGCGACCGCGGGTCTCCCGTTTCTTCTGCCGCAGCACTTACTGCAACGGTTACAAACGTAGAGCATATGACCAATGTAAAAAATATGAGCCTTTCCTGTATACTTCCTTTTCTTTTATCTATCGTGTTTTACGGCGGATTTTCTCTCTTTCATCCTCTGAAGCTGGCAAACAGCCCGCTTCCATCCGCTTTGACAACTTCATTTGTTATATCACCGCTCATGTTAATACCAGCATTGATCTTATTCCTGCTTCCTGTGCTAAAGGTAGGCGTAAAATCTTCTATGTTCTTAAGTATACTTTCTGCTCTGCTGCTCAGTCTCACTATACAGAAGGCAACTTTCTTATCGGTTCTAAAAGCAATGCTTCTCGGCGTTACATTTGAAAGCGGACCACTGTCCGGTGTTTTATCAAGCGGAGGTATCCGCTCCATGCTGATTACTTACGTCATGTTGTTTATTTCCTGCTCGCTTGCAGGTATATTTGAGTGCATCCATGCCTTTGAAAGCTTGGAGATCTTAATCCAAAAATACAATCGTTCTCCAAGGCGTCGCTTCGGTCTCACAGCCATTGTGGGTATGCTCTCCTGTGCGTTCGGCTGTAATCAGACCATAGCCACCATCATTACGCATGATATTATGAAGCCCTGTTATAAAGATACCGAGCAGAATCAATTCGCTTTAGATATTTCCAACAGCACAATTATTATAGCAGGACTGATTCCCTGGTGTGTTGCTTCTTTTGTTCCAATTTCAATGCTGGGAGTACATAATGCGGCTTATCTGCCTTTCGCTTTTTATATGTACAGTATTCCGATTTCATCTTTTCTCTTATTTCCAATCAGTGGAAAAGCAAAATTTTAA
- a CDS encoding peptide chain release factor 3, with product MTEQQLQEETQKRRIFGIISHPDAGKTTLTEKLLLHGGAIREAGSVKAKRNAKFATSDWMEIEKQRGISVTSSVMQFHYREKVISIMDTPGHNDFGEDTYRILTSVDSAVMVIDGAKGIESQTKKLFQVCSMRGIPIFTFINKFDREAKDPLDAMEELEEVLGMPSVAVTWPIGCGLNFQGIYDRLENVVHLYKQKKTIPLGEDGVFGPELEDILTSFNLKSLRAEIELITGAGNIYDEEEIRAGKLSPVFFGSALADFGVTTFLNHFLDLSPAPGPRKTTSGQVEPTDKNFTGFIFKIQANMNPAHRDRLAFLRICSGVFERGMTVTLSRTGKPIKLSQSTQLMANARETIDKAYAGDVIGIYDTGNYQIGDTLSTNKEPLFFEPLPTFPPELFSLVTPVNSLKAKHFQKGVSQLAQEGAIQVYRNLYNEVVIGAVGILQFEVFEYRLKNEYNADIRMQSLDFNVARWIKPEQLELAKECLDSRCMLVFDHYERPLILFANQFTLNYFIERYKEITLIEALDVNHILTI from the coding sequence ATGACAGAACAGCAATTACAAGAAGAAACACAAAAACGACGCATCTTTGGTATCATCTCACATCCGGATGCCGGTAAAACGACATTGACTGAAAAGCTTCTCCTTCATGGCGGTGCCATTCGCGAAGCCGGAAGTGTGAAAGCAAAAAGAAATGCAAAATTCGCAACATCGGACTGGATGGAAATTGAGAAGCAACGTGGTATTTCAGTTACCTCTTCCGTTATGCAGTTTCATTACAGAGAAAAAGTAATTTCCATTATGGATACACCCGGTCACAATGACTTCGGCGAGGATACTTACCGAATTTTAACTTCGGTAGACAGTGCCGTTATGGTTATCGACGGTGCCAAAGGTATTGAATCACAGACAAAGAAGCTTTTCCAAGTCTGCAGTATGCGCGGTATCCCCATCTTTACTTTTATCAATAAATTTGACCGTGAAGCAAAAGATCCGCTCGATGCAATGGAAGAATTAGAAGAAGTTCTCGGCATGCCATCTGTTGCTGTCACCTGGCCGATCGGCTGTGGATTAAATTTTCAAGGTATATACGACCGCTTGGAAAATGTGGTTCACCTATATAAGCAAAAGAAAACCATTCCATTAGGAGAAGACGGGGTCTTCGGTCCTGAATTAGAGGATATCCTCACCTCTTTTAACCTAAAAAGCCTTCGAGCAGAAATCGAATTGATTACAGGTGCCGGAAACATTTATGATGAAGAAGAGATTCGTGCAGGCAAACTCTCACCAGTTTTTTTCGGATCAGCTCTTGCCGACTTCGGTGTCACAACATTTTTGAATCATTTTCTTGATTTGTCTCCTGCTCCGGGTCCCAGAAAAACAACAAGCGGACAAGTAGAACCTACTGATAAAAACTTCACCGGATTTATTTTTAAAATTCAAGCAAATATGAATCCCGCACATCGTGACCGTTTGGCTTTCCTCCGCATCTGTTCCGGGGTATTTGAGAGAGGCATGACTGTAACACTTTCCAGAACCGGCAAACCGATTAAATTGAGTCAATCTACTCAGCTTATGGCAAATGCACGTGAAACCATCGATAAAGCTTATGCAGGTGACGTAATCGGAATTTATGACACTGGCAATTACCAAATAGGAGATACTCTGTCAACAAACAAGGAGCCTCTTTTCTTTGAACCTCTGCCAACCTTTCCGCCGGAGCTGTTTTCCTTGGTGACTCCTGTAAATTCTTTAAAGGCAAAGCACTTTCAGAAGGGTGTTTCGCAGCTCGCACAAGAAGGAGCCATACAAGTATACCGTAACTTATATAATGAGGTTGTAATCGGTGCAGTCGGGATTCTACAATTTGAAGTTTTTGAATATCGTTTAAAAAATGAATATAATGCAGATATTCGGATGCAAAGTTTGGATTTCAATGTAGCAAGATGGATTAAACCGGAGCAATTGGAGCTCGCTAAGGAATGTTTGGATTCTAGATGCATGCTGGTTTTCGATCACTATGAACGCCCTCTTATTCTCTTTGCGAATCAGTTTACTTTAAATTACTTTATTGAGCGCTATAAAGAAATCACATTGATTGAAGCATTGGACGTGAATCATATTCTTACAATCTAA
- a CDS encoding YlmC/YmxH family sporulation protein: MISTQDIKQKEVINIYDGKSLGFVEDLEVNLEKGTIEGIIVPMQRSFFSFFGRNDEQVIKWKDIKRIGDDVILVDVSAGFEEEFIYTSSKKNKGININMEDFTENGDLED, translated from the coding sequence ATGATAAGTACACAAGACATTAAACAAAAAGAAGTGATTAATATCTATGATGGAAAGAGCCTGGGTTTTGTGGAGGATTTGGAAGTAAATTTAGAAAAGGGGACCATAGAAGGCATTATCGTACCTATGCAGCGTAGCTTTTTTTCATTTTTTGGACGCAATGACGAGCAGGTAATTAAATGGAAAGATATTAAAAGAATCGGTGATGATGTGATATTAGTTGATGTCAGTGCTGGATTTGAAGAAGAATTTATTTATACCTCTTCTAAGAAAAATAAAGGAATTAATATAAATATGGAAGATTTTACAGAAAACGGGGATTTAGAAGACTGA
- the nrdR gene encoding transcriptional regulator NrdR gives MRCPFCENADTRVIDSRPTEEGHAIRRRRECDNCGKRFTTYEKVEAVFFMVVKKDGSREAFDRNKVMNGIIKACEKRPVSIASIENIVNEIERGLNNMMEKEIESKIIGEVIMEHLKDLDEVAYVRFASVYRQFKDVNTFVAEIEKLLSHGKDGKDAIKKYEEGV, from the coding sequence ATGAGATGCCCATTTTGTGAAAATGCAGATACACGTGTAATCGATTCTAGGCCGACAGAGGAAGGACATGCTATTCGGCGCAGAAGGGAATGCGACAATTGCGGAAAACGATTTACTACTTATGAAAAAGTGGAAGCTGTTTTTTTCATGGTTGTAAAAAAAGATGGCAGCCGTGAGGCGTTTGATCGTAATAAAGTAATGAATGGAATTATAAAGGCTTGTGAGAAAAGGCCCGTTTCGATTGCATCCATTGAAAACATTGTCAATGAGATCGAGCGGGGCTTGAATAATATGATGGAAAAAGAAATTGAGAGCAAAATCATCGGAGAAGTGATAATGGAACACTTAAAAGATTTAGATGAAGTTGCATATGTTCGATTTGCTTCGGTATATCGTCAGTTTAAGGATGTCAACACTTTTGTTGCGGAAATTGAAAAGTTGCTTAGCCATGGTAAGGATGGAAAGGATGCGATTAAAAAATATGAAGAAGGCGTTTAA
- the cmk gene encoding (d)CMP kinase produces MRLKNMKKAFKIAVDGPSGSGKSTIAKKVAKKLEIEYIDTGAMYRAVGYKMICEGISRGETNRIREILSRTEIDFRGTDIFLDGICISNKIRTPEVAKMASSFSALPEVREKLVELQRKMAGEKSIIMDGRDIGTNVLSDAEYKVFLTASIRERALRRWKEMKDKGEEISLKQVEDEMIQRDFNDATRTINPLRKAKGALEIDTTEMTIEEVVETIIQSIK; encoded by the coding sequence ATGCGATTAAAAAATATGAAGAAGGCGTTTAAAATTGCAGTGGATGGTCCTTCCGGTTCCGGAAAGAGCACCATTGCAAAAAAGGTTGCAAAAAAGCTTGAAATTGAATATATTGATACAGGTGCGATGTACCGTGCTGTGGGATATAAAATGATCTGTGAGGGCATATCGAGAGGAGAAACAAATCGGATAAGGGAAATACTGAGCCGTACCGAAATTGATTTTCGAGGAACGGATATTTTTTTGGATGGGATTTGCATCAGTAATAAAATCCGTACTCCGGAGGTCGCAAAAATGGCGTCTTCCTTCTCGGCTTTACCGGAGGTGAGAGAAAAGCTTGTAGAACTGCAGCGAAAGATGGCAGGAGAAAAAAGCATCATTATGGATGGACGAGATATTGGTACAAATGTTTTATCCGATGCAGAATATAAAGTATTCCTTACCGCCTCTATAAGAGAACGAGCATTGCGCCGTTGGAAAGAAATGAAGGACAAGGGTGAAGAAATCTCATTGAAACAAGTGGAAGATGAAATGATTCAGAGAGATTTTAATGATGCGACTAGAACAATCAATCCTTTACGTAAAGCAAAGGGCGCTTTAGAAATTGACACGACGGAAATGACAATTGAAGAAGTGGTTGAAACGATTATTCAATCAATTAAATAA
- a CDS encoding DUF1015 domain-containing protein, with protein sequence MAIIRPFEAIRPAAAFANQVISLPYDVMNRSEAAEMASGNPYSFLHVCRSEIDLPECNDPYSEEVYKKAKQNISELLTKKILLREEKPMFYIYRQTMDGRMQTGLVACVSVDDYQNNIIKKHEFTRIEKELDRIRHFDICNANTEPVFLTYRRKTAIDEVIQEWTQIHNPEYDFLTKDGIGHILWKIDEEATLRFLMEQFNQIPSLYIADGHHRSASAVKVGLKRREESPNFTGEEEFNFYMAVIFPDEDLKIYDYNRVIKDLNGYSKEQFLKKLSFHFEVTPAQETPYVPDEKHTFSMFLDNVWYKLAAKNSILSEDIIEGLDVSILQNNVLDPLLGIKDPRTDKRIDFVGGIRGLKELERRCQTDMQIAFALYPVSISDLLSVSDEGKVMPPKSTWFEPKLGSGLFMHEL encoded by the coding sequence ATGGCAATAATAAGACCGTTTGAAGCAATACGACCCGCAGCAGCGTTTGCAAATCAAGTAATATCGCTTCCCTACGATGTAATGAATCGTTCGGAAGCCGCAGAGATGGCATCTGGAAATCCTTATAGCTTTTTACATGTCTGCCGTTCAGAAATTGACTTGCCTGAATGCAACGATCCTTATAGTGAGGAAGTATATAAAAAAGCGAAACAGAATATCTCAGAACTATTAACAAAAAAGATTCTTCTACGAGAAGAAAAACCGATGTTTTATATTTACCGCCAAACGATGGACGGCCGTATGCAAACGGGACTCGTTGCTTGTGTATCAGTTGATGACTATCAAAATAATATCATCAAAAAGCATGAATTTACCCGCATAGAGAAGGAATTGGATCGTATTCGTCACTTTGATATTTGCAATGCAAATACGGAACCAGTTTTTCTTACCTATCGAAGAAAAACGGCAATTGATGAAGTAATCCAGGAATGGACACAAATCCATAACCCTGAATACGACTTTTTAACAAAAGACGGAATTGGTCACATTCTTTGGAAGATCGATGAAGAAGCAACTCTCCGCTTCCTCATGGAACAATTTAATCAAATTCCTTCGCTCTATATTGCAGATGGCCACCACCGCTCCGCCTCAGCCGTCAAGGTTGGTTTGAAACGAAGAGAAGAATCTCCCAACTTTACAGGAGAAGAAGAATTTAATTTTTATATGGCAGTCATCTTTCCGGATGAAGACCTAAAGATTTATGACTATAACCGTGTCATTAAGGATTTAAATGGATATTCAAAGGAACAATTTCTCAAAAAACTATCATTCCATTTTGAAGTAACTCCCGCACAGGAAACTCCGTATGTTCCGGATGAAAAGCATACTTTCTCCATGTTTCTTGATAATGTCTGGTATAAGCTAGCCGCTAAAAACTCGATTCTGTCAGAAGATATTATTGAAGGCTTAGATGTATCCATACTGCAAAACAATGTATTGGACCCACTCTTAGGGATTAAAGACCCTCGTACTGACAAACGAATTGATTTTGTTGGTGGGATTCGCGGACTAAAAGAACTGGAACGGCGTTGCCAGACGGATATGCAGATTGCTTTTGCCTTATATCCGGTTTCTATTTCGGATCTCTTAAGCGTTTCAGATGAGGGAAAGGTCATGCCTCCTAAATCAACTTGGTTTGAGCCAAAGCTTGGGAGTGGATTATTTATGCATGAGTTATAA